One window of Fusarium keratoplasticum isolate Fu6.1 chromosome 2, whole genome shotgun sequence genomic DNA carries:
- a CDS encoding Branched-chain-amino-acid aminotransferase, with protein MSLRPLLRSTLRSSLPRSSLRCARFSIKAEAASTAKPLGLDPSRLSVTKTSHPKSLSKPETLVFGREFTDHMLAIEWTQEDGWLDPKITPYQNLSLDPATCVFHYAFECFEGMKAYKDKNGKVRLFRPDKNMARLNKSAARIALPTFEPKSFIELISKFAQLDSRFIPDKRGYSLYLRPTMIGTQKTLGVGAPGSALLYVIASPVGPYYPTGFKAVSLEATDYAVRAWPGGVGDKKLGANYAPCILPQLQAASRGFQQNLWLFGEEEYVTEVGTMNMFVALKNKETGQKELVTAPLDGTILEGVTRDSVLALARERLVPEGWKVSERKYTMKELAEASKEGRLLEAFGAGTAAIVSPVRSISWKGELVNCGLSETEESGEIALKMKEWIEGIQYGDEEHEWSYVVA; from the exons ATGAGCTTGAGACCACTTCTTCGCTCCACTCTGAGGAGCTCATTGCCTCGCTCTAGCTTGCGATGCGCTCGCTTTAGCATCAAGGCAGAGGCTGCCTCTACCGCAAAGCCCTTGGGTCTTGATCCTTCGCGACTCTCCGTCACCAAGACCTCCCACCCCAAGAGTCTGAGCAAGCCTGAGACTCTTGTCTTTGGCCGGGAGTTTACTG ACCACATGCTCGCGATCGAATGGActcaagaagatggatggttggACCCCAAAATCACTCCCTACCAGaacctctccctcgaccCTGCGACTTGCGTCTTCCACTATGCCTTTGAATGCTTCGAGGGCATGAAGGCCTACAAGGACAAGAATGGCAAGGTCCGATTGTTCCGACCCGACAAGAACATGGCCCGATTGAACAAGTCGGCCGCTCGTATTGCGCTCCCCACCTTTGAGCCCAAGAGCTTCATTGAGCTCATCTCGAAGTTTGCTCAGCTCGACTCTCGCTTCATTCCTGATAAGCGAGGTTACTCTCTCTACCTCCGACCTACAATGATTGGAACCCAAAAAACACTTGGAGTCGGTGCCCCTGGCTCCGCTCTTCTGTATGTGATTGCATCGCCTGTTGGCCCTTACTATCCTACTGGCTTCAAGGCTGTGTCACTAGAGGCCACCGACTACGCTGTTCGAGCTTGGCCCGGTGGTGTCGGTGACAAGAAGCTTGGTGCCAACTATGCGCCATGCATTCTGCCCCAGCTTCAAGCTGCTAGCCGTGGTTTCCAGCAAAATCTTTGGCTCTTTGGCGAAGAGGAATACGTCACCGAGGTCGGCACCATGAACATGTTTGTCGCTCTTAAGAACAAGGAGACTGGTCAAAAGGAGCTTGTGACAGCTCCCCTCGACGGTAccatccttgagggtgtcACTCGAGACTCTGTGCTCGCGCTTGCGCGTGAACGTCTGGTTCCTGAGGGCTGGAAGGTTAGCGAGCGCAAGTACACAATGAAGGAGCTCGCCGAGGCTTCCAAGGAGGGCCGATTGCTCGAGGCGTTTGGCGCTGGCACTGCTGCCATTGTCAGCCCCGTGCGATCCATCTCCTGGAAGGGCGAGCTGGTCAACTGCGGACTTTCCGAGACTGAGGAATCTGGTGAGATTGCcctcaagatgaaggagtgGATTGAGGGAATTCAGTACGGTGACGAGGAGCACGAATGGAGCTATGTTGTAGCGTAG
- a CDS encoding ArAE-2-N domain-containing protein: MTEYSDANLDPSGVCLRPSFDSRRSSVVSIMQIDQIISDDRINMETYGVSEMRDGFFDALFLTPEPLTPEEIEDKAILPKEFEKSHPLSPKAFFPRQLHELRSVVRKVTTTRSGIRLLKSFLAFFLAYILCLVPTVSNWLGRYDYIMAISVILNHPARTFGSQVDGAILTIVGTACGLAWGIIGLLLSTSTLAAKVGYGGILTLFLALFMASIAYIRTFFIRFYQAVLCAGIAVTFTTLAETSSLDIKWPKFRSYAIPWLLGQAIAMAVNCLIFPDAGNRPLAAALDKSFRTMQESLIIPRPRNTRLRRRLAKTFMDMSLAYRDMRIDITITRFRPVDVRELRNLVQGVVRALLSMDTDTDLFEDWTTPEIIVGGPDSDDESIDAGRKVARTLSAPTREVLACMSESMQRSHAALMDLSGWRKHFGPPQDASSDLIPVQARFNNALVAFDAAESSLLASDTTESYDSQAVELFVFARHVREAAATIVNLMNKVHEMHLHSNRKRLNLPTYPPWKAIYRTNAQVRHDRGGVTAGMYQATFAEIAQLLESAKVGKEHRQSYEAVTGPEEPSIRGQPASRRDKLGYRIWTVLHRLQGFESRYALKVAILTSALALPAWLSNGSWWNRYEAWWAVCMGWIMIHPRVGGNVQDLFTRAFAAILGAAWSGAAHAAGNGNPYVVAVFAAIYMIPMMYRFTQSSHPRSGLVGCLSFTVISLSLRDHPGVSSAALQGVHKGLVFFVGTTTPIVVNWFLWPFVARHELRSALSSMLFFMSVMYRNVVANYVYFDEGKDPTPEVITRSEMLESRMREGFVRIRQLLVMTRHELRLRAPFDPIPYSCLAASCERFFEYLIAVRQSALFYNPNYIRDNPVAAEKLLSYRRDAVAAILGNLYILAGALKSQRKVPRYLPSAAAARKKLLHKSAEVAREMAESPEYRELERQKTWSDIYSYSYNESLTGCVAQLEELERFTKLIVGEKNFESTWSAELVE; the protein is encoded by the exons ATGACGGAGTATTCCGACGCCAATCTAGACCCAAGTGGGGTCTGTCTCCGACCTTCGTTTGACTCCAGACGAAGTTCAGTCGTCAGCATCATGCAGATTGATCAAATCATTTCCGATGACCGAATTAACATGGAGACGTATGGCGTCTCCGAGATgcgagatggcttctttgatgCCCTTTTCTTGACACCGGAGCCTCTGACGCCGGAAGAAATTGAGGACAAAGCAATCTTACCCAAGGAATTCGAAAAGAGTCACCCTTTATCGCCCAAAGCCTTTTTTCCTCGACAACTCCATGAGCTTCGATCTGTGGTTCGAAAGGTCACAACTACGAGATCCGGAATCAGGCTACTCAAATCTTTTCTCGCTTTCTTTCTGGCTTATATCCTATGTCTGGTGCCCACAGTGTCTAACTGGCTTGGCCGATATGACTACATCATGGCTATATCCGTCATCCTCAATCATCCAGCACGCACATTTGGATCTCAAGTGGACGGTGCTATTTTAACCATTGTTGGGACGGCTTGTGGGCTGGCATGGGGCATCATTGGTCTTTTGCTGTCCACTTCAACTCTTGCTGCTAAAGTTGGATATGGTGGCATTTTGACTCTGTTTCTTGCCCTTTTCATGGCGAGCATTGCGTACATCCGTACATTTTTTATTCGCTTCTATCAAGCTGTCCTTTGCGCTGGAATAGCTGTTACCTTTACGACTCTCGCCGAGACTAGCAGTCTAGATATCAAGTGGCCCAAGTTCCGAAGCTATGCCATTCCCTGGCTTTTGGGACAAGCAATCGCCATGGCTGTTAACTGCCTCATATTCCCTGACGCTGGGAATCGTCCTTTGGCCGCTGCTCTTGACAAGTCGTTCAGGACGATGCAG GAATCCCTCATCATTCCACGTCCGAGAAACACAAGACTCAGGCGAAGACTAGCCAAAACCTTCATGGACATGTCTCTTGCGTATCGAGACATGAGGATCGACATAACCATTACACGATTCCGTCCAGTGGACGTACGAGAGTTGCGGAACTTGGTGCAGGGCGTTGTACGAGCCCTTCTTTCCATGGACACGGATACAGACTTATTTGAGGACTGGACGACTCCCGAGATTATTGTCGGCGGCCCCGATTCAGACGACGAGTCGATTGACGCGGGTCGAAAGGTTGCCCGAACTCTCTCTGCTCCTACACGAGAAGTCCTCGCCTGCATGTCAGAGAGCATGCAAAGATCTCATGCAGCTTTGATGGATCTGTCTGGATGGAGAAAGCATTTTGGTCCACCTCAAGACGCCTCCTCAGACCTCATACCGGTTCAGGCGCGATTCAACAACGCTCTCGTAGCTTTCGACGCGGCCGAGTCAAGCCTCCTCGCTAGCGACACCACCGAGTCATACGATAGTCAAGCAGTAGAGCTTTTCGTCTTTGCGAGACACGTCCGTGAAGCGGCAGCAACCATTGTCAATCTCATGAACAAGGTTCATGAGATGCACCTCCACTCCAACCGCAAGAGACTCAACCTCCCAACATATCCCCCTTGGAAGGCCATATACAGAACGAATGCCCAGGTTCGACATGATCGCGGCGGTGTCACTGCCGGTATGTACCAGGCAACGTTTGCAGAGATTGCGCAACTTCTCGAGTCTGCTAAGGTGGGTAAGGAGCATCGTCAGAGTTATGAAGCGGTTACCGGACCAGAGGAACCCAGCATTCGGGGACAGCCAGCGTCGAGGAGAGACAAACTTGGATACAGAATTTGGACAGTCCTGCATCGCCTTCAAGGGTTCGAGAGCAGATATGCGCTCAAGGTGGCCATTCTCACTTCGGCATTGGCCCTTCCTGCGTGGTTGAGCAACGGATCATGGTGGAATCGATACGAAGCTTGGTGGGCTGTGTGCATGGGTTGGATCATGATTCACCCCCGCGTTGGAGGAAACGTTCAGGACCTTTTCACTCGTGCCTTTGCCGCAATTCTCGGAGCAGCGTGGAGTGGTGCGGCCCATGCAGCCGGCAACGGGAATCCATATGTGGTAGCAGTGTTTGCTGCTATATACATGATTCCCATGATGTATCGCTTCACTCAGAGTTCCCATCCG CGATCCGGTCTTGTCGGATGTCTCTCGTTTACGGTCATTTCTCTCAGCTTGCGAGACCATCCAGGCGTATCATCAGCAGCACTCCAAGGAGTACACAAAGGTCTGGTATTTTTTGTCGGAACAACCACTCCTATTGTGGTCAATTGGTTCCTTTGGCCATTCGTGGCTCGACATGAACTCCGATCTGCTCTCTCGTCAatgctcttcttcatgaGCGTCATGTACCGAA ATGTCGTGGCGAATTACGTCTACTTTGATGAGGGCAAAGACCCAACTCCGGAGGTTATCACACGATCTGAAATGCTCGAGAGTCGAATGCGCGAGGGCTTTGTGAGGATCCGGCAACTCCTCGTCATGACCCGTCATGAACTCCGCCTGCGTGCCCCCTTCGATCCGATCCCGTATTCGTGTCTGGCTGCGTCTTGTGAGCGCTTCTTTGAGTATCTCATTGCTGTTCGTCAGTCAGCTCTATTCTACAACCCAAACTATATCCGAGACAACCCCGTGGCCGCCGAAAAGCTCCTCAGTTACCGACGAGACGCCGTTGCTGCCATCCTCGGCAACCTGTACATTCTCGCTGGTGCTCTGAAATCACAACGCAAAGTTCCT CGTTATCTCCCCAGTGCTGCGGCTGCTAgaaagaagctcctccacaAAAGCGCCGAGGTTGCACGAGAAATGGCCGAGAGTCCCGAGTATCGCGAGCTTGAACGGCAGAAGACGTGGAGTGATATTTACAGCTACTCGTACAACGAGAGTCTGACAGGCTGCGTTGctcagctggaggagctcgaaAGGTTTACCAAGCTCATTGTCGGAGAGAAAAA CTTTGAAAGCACGTGGAGCGCTGAACTTGTTGAATAA
- a CDS encoding Acetyl-CoA C-acetyltransferase, translating to MRLETRGSEFWCSLDVVDVEKVGSAKRTLKLPIRKFSDRRFSVILGVEALTSLGLIKNTGPRSSTPDPGHASVDNSLLLPGVWPRGFTPSSPTSPEPQRPPLNLTIPSVPEIRNRQAWGDEMPRSAGLDSTCCDSDLDNIRGPETILYINLSSLLFLELDTSNYKEIKMGAIDRISQIGGQISGNPTAGGRDKILEKHPDDIVVTAACRTAFTKGGKGGFKDTQAADLITGVLKAILDRSKINPALVEDLCVGTVLAPGGGATEMRAASLAAGFPESIAVRSLNRQCSSGLQATVDVANQIKTGMIDIGIGAGVESMSLQYGPGAVTEFSELLESHPEAANCKVPMGVLSEQMAKDLNITRAAQDAFAASSYQKAVKAQKAGLFDEEIAPLTVKVEDKEGNIKEITVSKDDGVRDGITAESLGKIRPAFAKDGSIHAGNASQISDGAAAVLLMKRSTAEKLGQKILGKYVCASVVGVKPLLMGQGPWKAIPKALEQAGISKDDVDIWEINEAFASQCLWCANELGIPQEKINPKGGAIAFGHPLGCTGARQVSTLLYELKRTGQKVGATSMCVGTGMGMAAIWVAE from the exons ATGAGATTAGAAACCCGAGGGAGCGAGTTCTGGTGCTCTCTCGACGTGGTTGATGTGGAAAAGGTCGGAAGCGCCAAGAGAACACTAAAGTTGCCCATCCGGAAGTTTTCAGATCGACGCTTCAGTGTCATTTTGGGTGTTGAAGCACTCACCTCGCTTGGTCTGATTAAGAACACAG GTCCGAGATCATCTACCCCAGACCCAGGCCATGCCTCGGTCGACAACAGTCTGTTGCTTCCTGGCGTGTGGCCCAGGGGGTTTACACCTTCATCGCCGACATCGCCGGAGCCGCAGAGACCGCCGTTGAATCTGACTATTCCGTCGGTTCCAGAGATCAGG AACCGCCAAGCCTGGGGCGACGAGATGCCTCGGTCGGCGGGTCTTGACTCGACCTGTTGCGACTCTGACCTTGACAACATCCGAGGTCCCGAGACCATCTTGTATATTAATCTGTCGTCGCTCTTGTTTCTTGAACTCGACACTTCAAACTACAAGGAAATCAAAATGGGTG CTATCGATCGAATCTCTCAAATTGGCGGCCAGATCTCTGGCAACCCGACCGCCGGCGGTCGCGACAAGATCCTGGAGAAGCACCCTGATGAT ATTGTCGTCACTGCCGCCTGTCGAACCGCATTCACAAAGGGTGGCAAGGGCGGCTTCAAGGACACCCAGGCTGCCGACCTCATCACTGGCgtcctcaaggccatcctcgACCGTTCCAAGATCAACCCcgccctcgtcgaggatctATGCGTCGGTACCGTCCTGGCTCCCGGCGGTGGCGCCACCGAGATGCGCGCTGCTAGTCTGGCGGCTGGCTTCCCCGAGTCAATCGCCGTTCGATCCCTCAACCGACAGTGCTCTTCTGGCCTGCAAGCCACCGTCGATGTGGCCAACCAGATCAAGACTGGCATGATTGATATCGGCAttggtgctggtgttgaGAGCATGTCTCTGCAATACGG ACCTGGCGCCGTTACCGAATTCTCAgagctcctcgagagccACCCCGAGGCTGCCAACTGCAAGGTTCCTATGGGTGTCTTGTCGGAGCAGATGGCCAAGGACCTGAACATTACCCGCGCTGCCCAAGACGCTTTCGCTGCCTCGTCATACCAAAAAGCAgtcaaggcccagaaggCTGGTCTGTttgatgaggagattgccCCTCTCAcggtcaaggttgaggataAGGAGGGCAACATCAAGGAGATTACCGTCTCCAAGGATGATGGTGTCCGGGATGGCATCACTGCCGAGTCTCTGGGCAAGATTCGACCcgcctttgccaaggatggcTCCATCCACGCCGGCAACGCCAGTCAGATCTCGGACGGTGCTGCTGCCGTGCTTCTCATGAAGCGTTCCACCGCTGAGAAGCTTGGACAGAAGATCCTCGGCAAGTATGTCTGCGCCTCGGTCGTCGGCGTCAAGCCCCTCCTTATGGGCCAGGGCCCCTGGAAGGCCATCCCCAAGGCTCTTGAGCAGGCCGGCATCTCCAAGGACGACGTTGATATCTGGGAGATCAACGAGGCCTTTGCCAGCCAGTGCCTGTGGTGCGCCAACGAGCTTGGCATTCCTCAGGAGAAGATCAACCCCAAGGGAGGTGCCATTGCCTTTGGTCACCCCCTGGGATGCACCGGCGCCCGACAAGTTTCTACCCTGCTGTATGAGCTGAAGCGGACGGGCCAGAAGGTTGGCGCGACGTCCATGTGTGTGGGAACCGGTATGGGAATGGCTGCTATCTGGGTGGCTGAGTAG
- a CDS encoding DNA replication ATP-dependent helicase/nuclease, with translation MPLQKSYSDQVGRIKRSPWQRSRSNPVQTPKPRAPVSEVTKNKLNKFQYHPKPDDEGTKESAPQVQETPATHLTWRDLLGPTGTEDENNTSPNDRLLWDSRPDNLYLSALSPMMSRKGRKRARSSSPVSSPAPEKTPSVNVKKLAQALKSPHADPTLELWDRYSLNSENAPGLTNPTLAQLMVSSSPRPKPNEANLRRAISCGLNWPKRRRVERSTSGSLNSEKEMEAKSSLVTALLDTVTSSINGNDQSPSPKKRRICATSTGSPRPKSPASDYGDDDFDDFDDDTIMQLEASINATQLDHKEEPELPAQPLERKLDEPEAEKPADTPDTPDKLDEFDDLDDDIFDDAEDLLTSVEQAQTITPVDPDPDDEFGDPFGGDFDFEAVELAATQAVNCPDRRKKTIQRYLVTNVLEGEYMEGHARPEKILLIQADNSKEMRTLHLRGSWYDTPAHPQAYVHVIGNFTPRGQCIIDDAHNLLILHPDQLISATVVADSFGCMRRAVLQDRVKATSPPTPPLIYGTMLHEIFQEALLANRWDLPFLCSVIDRITDKHVEDLYTIKVGLASAREHLQSKMNELSYWAGAFVSSQPTEDAVIEDRNGKKANMAVTKLLDVEEHVWSPMYGLKGNIDATVEVAMQDGKDFKTLTVPFEVKTGKHANSNHMAQTALYTLLLSDRYDIEIAYGILYYMETSKTMRIPAIRHELRHMIMQRNQLACYVRERSVQLPPMLKSKHMCGKCYAKTSCFIYHRLADDGDGESSGMNEKFDELVKHLTPDHKEFFVKWENLLTKEEKEGQKTKRELWTMTSAEREKKSRCFGDVIIEEGSASVDTDNPKINRFHYTFVKQNHPAGFSFLESELTVGEPIVVSDEEGHFALAIGYVTAVKRRRISVAVDRRLHNARIRQPGFDENDNQTFASIMEVAHEGATQDETHGKIKEPPIRYRLDQDEFSNGMATVRNNLVQMMADDVFGSRQIRRLIVDLQAPRFKSVPTQYTISDRDSLNVDQHRAIEKVMSAQDYALVLGMPGTGKTTTIAHIIRALTSQGKSVLLTSHTHTAVDNILLKLKGDKIPILRLGAPAKVHPEVQEFAILAGQPMKTFDEIKDAWHGTPIVGTTCLGINHPIFHERTFDYCIVDEASQITLPICAGPIRMARTFVLVGDHNQLPPVVRNEEAREGGLDVSLFKLLSDTHPQSVVNLEHQYRMCEDIMTLSNTLIYNGKLRCGTEKLRKRKLDIPRMDALKQRHYDASTFHAATPRSFCAAPGRCWLYDLLESEARVRFINTDTILPQVREEAQGNRIVNSAEVRIVSQLVDSLLTVGVPESEIGVMTHYRAQLFLLKEKLKGYAGVEMHTTDRFQGRDKEVIVLSLVRSNEACNIGDLLKDWRRINVAFTRAKTKLLVIGSKTTLKGSGSENMLSRFISLMEDRNWIYDMPPDGLENHYFEDMGTQLTTHSPQKKTPRKGKENRRPSPRKARISDKALLKGKLITRDILNEMTNGAYS, from the exons ATGCCTCTGCAAAAGTCGTATTCTGATCAAGTCGGCCGGATTAAG CGCTCGCCATGGCAACGATCGAGAAGCAACCCTGTTCAGACACCAAAGCCACGAGCACCAGTATCCGAGGTTACCAAgaacaagctcaacaagtTTCAATATCATCCCAAacccgacgacgagggaACCAAGGAATCTGCACCCCAAGTGCAAGAAACACCTGCAACTCACCTGACCTGGAGAGATCTGCTTGGACCTACAGGTACCGAAGATGAGAACAACACTTCGCCAAACGACCGACTGCTCTGGGATAGCAGGCCGGATAATCTCTACCTTTCCGCCTTGTCTCCCATGATGTCTAGGAAGGGACGAAAACGTGCTAGAAGTTCATCTCCAGTCTCGTCGCCCGCCCCTGAAAAGACCCCTTCCGTCAACGTCAAGAAGTTGGCACAAGCCTTGAAGTCACCGCACGCAGATCCGACGCTTGAGCTTTGGGACCGATACTCTTTAAACTCCGAGAACGCCCCTGGACTCACCAATCCCACATTAGCACAGTTGATGGTTtcttcatcgccaagaccaaAACCGAACGAAGCCAACCTCCGACGAGCAATAAGTTGTGGCCTAAACTGGCCAAAAAGGAGAAGAGTGGAGAGATCGACATCAGGAAGTCTCAACAGTgagaaagagatggaggccaaGTCTTCCTTGGTGACTGCTCTGCTCGATACGGTGACTAGTAGCATCAACGGGAACGATcagtctccttctcccaaaaAGAGGCGGATATGTGCCACTAGCACTGGCTCTCCGCGACCTAAGTCACCGGCTTCTGATTACGGCGATGATGATTTTGACGATTTTGACGACGATACCATAATGCAGCTCGAAGCGAGCATCAACGCGACCCAACTGGATCACAAGGAAGAGCCTGAGCTCCCAGCCCAACCATTGGAGAGGAAACTGGACGAACCGGAGGCAGAAAAACCGGCAGACACCCCAGACACCCCAGACAAGCTTGACGAGTTTGATGACTTGGACGATGACATCTTTGACGACGCTGAAGACCTCCTTACCTCTGTGGAACAGGCCCAAACCATTACCCCGGTGGACCCCGACCCAGATGACGAGTTTGGTGACCCCTTTGGCGgcgactttgactttgaggccGTGGAACTCGCAGCAACCCAAGCAGTTAACTGCCCGGAC AGACGGAAAAAGACAATTCAGCGATACCTGGTGACGAATGTGTTGGAAGGAGAATACATGGAAGGGCATGCCCGACCGGAAAAG ATCCTTCTTATCCAAGCAGACAACTCCAAAGAGATGAGGACTCTCCATCTCAGGGGTTCGTGGTATGACACGCCAGCTCATCCACAGGCTTACGTCCACGTTATTGGCAACTTTACACCAAGAGGGCAATGCATCATTGATGATGCCCATAACCTCCTTATTCTACACCCCGATCAGCTTATATCGGCAACCGTGGTGGCTGACTCTTTTGGTTGCATGCGTCGTGCTGTGCTTCAAGACCGAGTCAAAGCCACAAGTCCCCCAACGCCGCCACTTATCTATGGAACCATGCTTCACGAGATATTTCAAGAGGCACTCTTGGCCAACAGATGGGATCTCCCATTCTTGTGCTCGGTTATTGATCGAATCACGGACAAGCATGTCGAGGACCTCTATACCATCAAGGTTGGTCTGGCATCAGCCAGAGAGCATCTTCAGTCAAAGATGAACGAGCTTAGTTATTGGGCTGGTGCTTTTGTCTCCTCCCAGCCAACAGAGGATGCTGTCATCGAGGATCGAAACGGAAAAAAGGCCAACATGGCTGTCACCAAGTTGCTGGATGTCGAAGAGCACGTCTGGTCACCAATGTACGGACTCAAAGGCAATATTGACGCGACAGTCGAAGTTGCAATGCAAGACGGCAAAGATTTCAAGACTTTGACCGTCCCATTTGAAGTCAAAACTGGCAAACACGCAAACAGCAACCACATGGCACAGACTGCCCTTTATACACTTTTACTATCAGACCGGTACGACATTGAGATCGCCTACGGTATTCTTTACTACATGGAGACGTCGAAAACGATGCGCATCCCTGCTATCCGACATGAACTTCGACACATGATTATGCAACGCAACCAGCTAGCATGCTACGTCCGAGAGAGAAGCGTTCAATTACCCCCGATGCTCAAGAGCAAGCACATGTGTGGAAAGTGCTACGCCAAGACATCGTGTTTCATCTATCACCGACTAGCAGACGACGGCGATGGGGAGTCAAGTGGGATGAATGAAAAGTTTGATGAACTAGTCAAGCACCTCACTCCAGACCACAAGGAATTCTTTGTCAAGTGGGAGAATCttctcaccaaggaggaaaaggaggGCCAGAAAACAAAACGAGAACTCTGGACAATGACAAGCGCTGAGCGAGAAAAGAAGTCGCGGTGCTTTGGCGATGTCATTATTGAAGAGGGCTCAGCGTCTGTTGATACAGACAACCCAAAGATTAACCGCTTCCACTACACTTTTGTGAAGCAGAACCACCCCGCAGGTTTCTCATTCCTCGAATCGGAGCTGACGGTTGGAGAGCCAATTGTGGTTTCTGACGAAGAGGGACACTTTGCGCTGGCCATTGGCTACGTCACGGCAGTCAAGAGACGAAGAATCAGCGTGGCGGTTGATCGAAGGCTACACAATGCACGAATTCGACAACCAGGTTTCGATGAGAACGATAACCAGACCTTTGCTAGCATCATGGAGGTTGCCCACGAGGGAGCTACCCAGGATGAGACTCAtggcaagatcaaggagccGCCAATCCGATACCGACTGGACCAAGATGAGTTTAGCAACGGAATGGCGACTGTCCGGAATAACCTGGTTCAGATGATGGCCGACGATGTCTTTGGGTCGAGACAGATCCGACGACTTATTGTTGACCTCCAAGCCCCACGATTCAAGAGTGTTCCAACACAGTATACCATATCAGACCGAGACAGCCTCAACGTTGACCAGCACCGGGCCATCGAAAAGGTCATGAGCGCTCAAGACTATGCTCTCGTTCTGGGAATGCCGGGAACTGGCAAGACAACAACCATTGCCCACATCATCCGCGCTCTGACGTCTCAGGGGAAGAGTGTCCTCCTCACTTCGCACACTCACACGGCTGTCGACAATATCCTGCTCAAGCTCAAAGGAGACAAGATACCTATCCTCCGCCTCGGAGCCCCTGCCAAGGTGCATCCCGAAGTCCAAGAGTTTGCCATCCTTGCAGGGCAGCCTATGAAGACGTTTGACGAAATCAAGGATGCCTGGCACGGTACACCAATTGTCGGGACGACGTGTCTTGGTATCAACCATCCCATCTTTCACGAGCGTACTTTTGACTACTGCATCGTGGACGAGGCATCTCAAATCACCCTGCCAATTTGTGCTGGGCCTATCCGGATGGCTCGCACATTTGTCCTCGTGGGCGATCACAACCAGCTTCCTCCAGTTGTGAGAAACGAAGAAGCGCGCGAAGGAGGTCTCGATGTCAGTCTGTTCAAGCTTCTCTCAGACACCCATCCGCAGTCGGTTGTCAACCTGGAACACCAATACCGCATGTGCGAGGATATTATGACTCTCAGCAACACTCTTATCTACAATGGCAAGCTCCGATGTGGCACGGAGAAGCTTCGCAAAAGAAAGCTCGACATTCCCAGAATGGACGCTCTCAAGCAGCGACACTATGATGCATCAACCTTTCACGCCGCCACTCCTCGATCGTTTTGCGCTGCACCAGGCCGATGCTGGCTATATGACCTCCTCGAGAGCGAAGCTCGCGTGCGATTCATCAACACCGACACTATTTTGCCACAGGTCCGCGAGGAGGCTCAAGGCAACCGTATTGTCAACTCGGCTGAGGTCCGCATCGTTTCTCAACTGGTCGACAGTCTTTTGACAGTAGGAGTTCCGGAGTCCGAGATCGGTGTCATGACACATTACCGAGCGCAGCTATTCCTGCTCAAAGAAAAGCTCAAAGGGTATGCCGGAGTCGAGATGCACACGACAGACCGCTTCCAGGGACGAGACAAGGAGGTGATCGTTTTGAGTCTGGTGCGAAGCAACGAGGCCTGCAACATTGGCGACCTGTTGAAGGATTGGAGGAGAATCAACGTTGCCTTTACCCGCGCAAAGACGAAGCTCCTCGTGATTGGAAGCAAGACGACGCTCAAAGGCAGCGGCAGCGAGAATATGCTCAGCAGATTCATCTCGCTGATGGAGGATCGAAACTGGATTTATGACATGCCCCCTGACGGACTCGAGAACCACTATTTTGAGGACATGGGCACACAACTCACGACACACAGCCCACAAAAGAAGACGCCCAgaaagggcaaggagaatCGGAGGCCATCACCCAGAAAGGCCAGGATCAGCGATAAGGCGTTATTAAAGGGGAAACTGATTACGAGGGACATCTTGAATGAAATGACCAACGGCGCATATAGTTAG
- a CDS encoding NADH dehydrogenase [ubiquinone] 1 beta subcomplex subunit 11, mitochondrial, whose translation MAIIRAAVAPLRAARAVRYPRQPSRGFSVTARRRGGGGEHQFEPPTGWLWGVKPGEKAEPEGWEWPMYIFLGSLVATGVALAFKPDTTVSTWALEEARRRLEQEGILPDPAKKD comes from the exons ATGGCAATCATCCGCGCCGCCGTCGCGCCCCTCCGCGCAGCCCGCGCCGTTCGATACCCCCGACAGCCCTCCCGGGGCTTCTCCGTTACCgcccgacgacgaggaggtggtggcgAGCACCAATTCGAACCTCCCACCGGATGGCTCTGGGGTGTCAAGCCCGGCGAGAAGGCTGAGCCCGAGGGCTGGGAGTGGCCCATGTACATTTTCCTCGGAAGCCTCGTCGCTACAGGCGTCGCCCTCGCCTTCAAACCCGACACGAC CGTTTCTACCTGGGCACTCGAGGAGGCACGGAGGAGATTAGAGCAGGAGGGTATCCTGCCCGACccagccaagaaggactAG